From Coffea arabica cultivar ET-39 chromosome 2e, Coffea Arabica ET-39 HiFi, whole genome shotgun sequence, the proteins below share one genomic window:
- the LOC113732593 gene encoding uncharacterized protein gives MEDFEKKVSISDEPDKMDTEDTVVVSATKIVGLLRKFLAVQQRRAQAYAKLKSGFEDYMVSGSESAYQQLCSEITVEFNDCSREVLDLESLFRSADFFREDLACLLKSVQTQEKQKLQLTATIQVLKKVGRPSERLVSHENCRFNRAIGHQCVHINKITEASGTEEAEADAEYDNALKEAIKGVQNAVITINEHLEEVRYEIAALETE, from the exons atggaagaTTTTGAGAAGAAGGTTTCAATCTCGGATGAACCAGACAAGATGGATACCGAGGATACTGTTGTTGTAAGCGCTACAAAAATCGTGGGTTTACTTCGTAAATTCCTCGCCGTCCAACAACGCAGAGCTCAAGCTTATGCAAAACtcaaaag TGGATTTGAGGACTATATGGTGTCAGGAAGTGAGTCAGCTTACCAACAACTTTGCAGTGAGATCACTGTTGAATTCAATGACTGTTCAAGAGAA GTCCTTGATTTGGAATCACTCTTTCGCAGCGCTGATTTCTTTCGGGAGGATCTTGCTTGTCTACTCAAATCAGTTCAAACACAAGAAAAGCAGAAGCTGCAACTG ACTGCTACCATTCAGGTGTTGAAGAAGGTTGGCCGTCCTTCAGAACGTCTTGTGAGCCACGAGAATTGCAGATTTAATAGGGCAATTGGACACCAGTGTGTGCATATCAATAAGATAACTGAAGCCTCTGGAACTGAAGAGGCAGAGGCTGATGCAGAGTACGATAATGCTCTAAAGGAAGCCATCAAAGGTGTGCAGAATGCTGTAATTACCATAAATGAACATTTGGAAGAAGTTAGGTATGAGATTGCAGCCCTGGAAACCGAGTAA
- the LOC113732595 gene encoding probable serine/threonine-protein kinase PIX13 gives MGACIRKPLENPTYSEKDHQVEKRKKHRESDGHDNVVQNGISTSGYGPENAAVKQSRIFTSVNLKMFSLAELKTATADFGRKMLLGEGGFGWVFKGWLDEKSFAPSDLGVRIAVAVKKCKPDSEQGLKHWQAEVKLLGKFCHPNLVKLLGYCNENSELLLVYEYMQNGSLERHLFNEDVEPLSWETRLKIAIGAARGLAFLHTTEKQVIYRDFKPPNVLLDEDFNAKLSDFGLAKFGPVNGKSHVTTEVAGTYGYAAPEYVASGHLYVKSDVYGFGVVLLEIITGLRVVDMKRPAEMYNLIKWAKPFLGKKDVSQIMDPRLEGQYPSWGASQMTALVAECLPPDPKSRPSMEEVLDKLEEIRTGEDRERGNLIWRIF, from the exons ATGGGAGCCTGCATCAGAAAGCCGCTTGAAAATCCCACATACTCAG AAAAAGATCATCAAgtagagaaaaggaagaagcaTAGAGAATCCGACGGACACGACAACGTTGTTCAAAACGGTATCTCGACATCTGGTTACGGGCCAGAGAATGCTGCTGTTAAACAAAGTCGCATATTTACCAGTGTTAACTTGAAAATGTTCAGTTTGGCTGAGCTGAAGACCGCTACAGCAGATTTTGGACGAAAAATGTTGTTGGGAGAAGGAGGTTTTGGATGGGTTTTCAAGGGTTGGTTAGATGAGAAAAGTTTTGCACCATCTGATTTGGGGGTGAGAATAGCTGTTGCAGTCAAGAAATGCAAGCCAGACAGTGAACAAGGTCTCAAACATTGGCAG GCGGAGGTTAAACTGTTAGGAAAATTTTGTCATCCCAACCTTGTTAAGTTATTGGGGTACTGTAATGAGAACTCGGAACTCCTTCTCGTCTATGAGTACATGCAAAACGGAAGCTTAGAAAGACATCTTTTCAACG AGGATGTGGAGCCGCTTTCATGGGAAACACGGCTGAAAATTGCAATAGGAGCCGCTAGAGGGCTTGCTTTCTTGCACACAACAGAGAAGCAAGTTATTTACAGGGATTTCAAGCCACCAAACGTATTGCTTGATGAG GATTTCAATGCAAAACTGTCCGATTTTGGACTGGCCAAGTTTGGTCCGGTGAATGGAAAGTCACACGTGACAACAGAAGTCGCTGGCACTTATGGCTATGCAGCTCCTGAGTACGTTGCCTCCG GTCACTTGTATGTGAAAAGTGACGTCTATGGATTCGGGGTTGTGTTGCTAGAAATAATCACGGGCTTAAGGGTAGTCGACATGAAACGTCCGGCAGAGATGTACAATCTAATAAAATGGGCAAAGCCTTTCTTGGGTAAGAAGGACGTCAGCCAAATAATGGACCCGAGACTTGAAGGCCAGTATCCTTCTTGGGGGGCTTCTCAAATGACGGCTCTCGTAGCCGAATGTCTTCCACCTGATCCTAAAAGCAGGCCATCCATGGAAGAAGTCCTCGACAAACTTGAAGAAATAAGAACTGGAGAAGATAGAGAAAGAGGAAATCTGATTTGGAGAATATTCTAA